A section of the Ogataea parapolymorpha DL-1 chromosome II, whole genome shotgun sequence genome encodes:
- a CDS encoding rRNA methylase, putative, group 3, with the protein MMSPAKSSEQDHAESAHSLPTSESLPVYAMGNIEKSFGVRRAEAQIKQYNKKYQKVLIFLSIFMMAYVFRLDAAVRKTFQTYATNSYKAHSLVSTVSTVRSVAAVCALIIYGRCCDIFGRMEILCVSLLLYAVGSVIESQAYEVTRFAAGAILYQIGLTGIQICTLVITADFSNLNWRTFCVFIDAMPLIINTWISGNVVSSIGEENWSWGIGMWAIIMPVAGLPLVLMLLHMRYLAVKNGDLHEELQRPRMRSRQFWLDLWNILFWQLDAVGVLGAALLIGLFLTPFTLAGGEDQQWRTAKVIVPLVLSGVLLPLVVLWESKYATHPILTRKIVKHRSVIPALVIGFWSSVAWELEGEYLYTVLVVAFHQSVKAATRIASLFSFSAALGGVFLGLIIVAVRKMKLIMFAGIGISFIAYGLMYRYRTGEAYVGGMIAGQVLLGIGSAGYTHQVRVSLQSYVNHEYLANITALYSAMTSLGSAVGSSIAGAIWTQVLPGQIAKKMQNSQMAALAYEAPLKFITKHAWGSDARIQLVDSYDYVQRIFLIIALCFCVPILALMFLIEDPKLKSVTSLELEEKYEK; encoded by the coding sequence ATGATGTCCCCGGCTAAAAGCTCAGAACAGGACCATGCCGAGTCCGCGCACTCGCTCCCCACCTCTGAGTCCTTGCCCGTGTATGCTATGGGCAACATCGAGAAGTCGTTTGGTGTTCGTCGGGCAGAGGCCCAGATCAAACAATACAACAAGAAGTACCAGAAAGTGCTCATTTTCCTGTCCATCTTCATGATGGCCTACGTATTCCGGCTCGACGCCGCGGTTAGAAAGACGTTCCAGACGTATGCTACCAACTCGTACAAGGCGCACTCGCTTGTCTCGACCGTTTCGACCGTCCGCTCGGTGGCCGCCGTGTGCGCATTGATCATTTACGGCAGATGCTGCGACATCTTCGGCCGCATGGAGATCCTGTGTGTCAGCCTGCTGCTCTACGCTGTCGGCTCGGTGATCGAGTCGCAGGCGTACGAGGTGACGCGGTTCGCTGCGGGCGCAATATTGTACCAAATCGGCTTGACAGGCATCCAGATCTGCACCCTGGTGATCACGGCAGACTTCTCGAACCTCAACTGGCGCACGTTCTGCGTCTTCATCGACGCCATGCCGCTCATCATTAACACATGGATCTCGGGCAACGTTGTGAGCAGCATCGGCGAGGAGAACTGGTCGTGGGGGATCGGTATGTGGGCCATTATCATGCCGGTGGCCGGGCTGCCGCTCGTGCTCATGCTGCTACACATGCGGTACCTGGCTGTGAAAAACGGCGATCTGCACGAGGAACTGCAGCGCCCGCGAATGCGTAGCAGACAGTTCTGGCTCGACCTTTGGAATATTTTGTTCTGGCAACTTGACGCCGTCGGCGTGCTCGGCGCTGCTCTCCTGATCGGCCTATTTCTCACACCATTCACCCTGGCCGGCGGAGAGGACCAGCAATGGCGCACGGCCAAGGTGATTGTCCCGCTCGTTCTCAGCGGCGTGCTGCTCCCGCTGGTGGTGCTTTGGGAGAGCAAGTATGCCACGCATCCAATTCTCACCCGCAAGATCGTCAAGCACCGCTCCGTGATTCCCGCACTCGTGATCGGCTTCTGGTCCAGTGTGGCCTGGGAACTGGAGGGTGAGTACCTCTACACAGTGCTGGTGGTGGCTTTCCACCAAAGTGTCAAGGCGGCAACACGGATAGCGTCGCTGTTCAGCTTTTCTGCGGCTCTCGGCGGCGTGTTTCTTGGCCTGATCATCGTGGCAGTCAGAAAAATGAAACTCATCATGTTTGCCGGCATTGGCATCTCTTTCATCGCGTACGGTCTCATGTATAGGTACCGGACCGGCGAGGCTTACGTGGGGGGTATGATTGCCGGGCAGGTGCTTTTGGGAATCGGTTCTGCCGGGTACACCCACCAGGTCAGAGTGTCGTTGCAATCGTACGTCAACCACGAGTATCTGGCCAACATCACGGCATTGTACTCGGCAATGACGAGTCTGGGCTCTGCTGTGGGGTCGTCAATCGCAGGCGCAATCTGGACACAAGTTCTGCCCGGCCagattgccaaaaaaatgcaaaacTCACAGATGGCAGCACTGGCGTACGAGGCTCCGTTGAAATTTATTACGAAGCACGCGTGGGGCAGCGATGCCAGAATACAGCTGGTCGACTCCTACGACTACGTTCAGCGCATATTCCTCATTATTGCGCTATGTTTCTGTGTGCCGATTCTGGCATTAATGTTTCTGATCGAGGACCCAAAACTCAAAAGTGTCACGTCGCTCGAACTGGAGGAGaaatatgaaaaataa
- a CDS encoding L-arabinitol 4-dehydrogenase, whose protein sequence is MTIAHDLPNPSLQTNPEHTLELREQPIELPGPDEVLLRIRATGICGSDVHYWKHGQIGELKVRGNCILGHEAAGEVIELGSEVKNFEIGDRVAIEPQDACGKCFLCIQGDYNLCQEVDFLSVYPCHGTIQRYRVIKAKNLFKLPDNMTYEEGALCEPLSVAYHGIERAQLELGRGAMICGAGPIGLATLALANACGAAPLVISDLSADRLEFAKKLVPRVQTYQIDLKKSAEENAAGIRKLFGPREEDAPPKVLECTGTENSIITGAYVVRRSGTLMVIGVGRDIINNFPFMHLSFGEVDVKFINRYHQSWPAVIRLISDGIVDVKSFVSHRFPLEKAVEAITLSSDPTQSSIKVIIEDK, encoded by the coding sequence ATGACTATCGCTCACGACCTTCCAAACCCATCCCTCCAAACTAACCCAGAACACACTCTCGAGCTCAGAGAGCAGCCGATCGAGCTTCCAGGCCccgacgaggtgctgctACGTATCCGTGCCACTGGAATCTGTGGGTCTGACGTCCATTACTGGAAACACGGTCAGATCGGCGAGTTGAAAGTCCGCGGAAACTGCATTCTCGGCCACGAGGCTGCCGGCGAGGTGATCGAGCTGGGCTCAGAGGTGAAGAACTTTGAAATCGGCGACCGTGTCGCCATTGAGCCCCAGGACGCCTGCGGAAAGTGTTTCTTGTGTATCCAGGGAGACTACAACTTGTGCCAGGAGGTGGACTTTTTGTCGGTTTACCCCTGCCACGGCACGATCCAGAGATACCGGGTgatcaaggccaaaaaCCTGTTCAAGCTGCCGGACAACATGACGTACGAGGAAGGCGCTCTGTGCGAGCCGCTCAGCGTGGCATACCACGGAATTGAGCGCGCACAACTTGAGCTGGGCCGCGGAGCCATGATCTGCGGCGCCGGTCCGATCGGCCTGGCCACTCTGGCGCTGGCCAACGCGTGCGGAGCAGCTCCCCTGGTCATTTCCGATCTTTCTGCAGACAGACTGGAatttgccaaaaagctcgtTCCAAGAGTCCAGACGTACCAGATCGACCTGAAGAAATCTGCTGAGGAGAATGCCGCCGGAATTAGAAAACTGTTTGGTCCAAGGGAAGAGGACGCTCCGCCAAAGGTGCTGGAGTGCACGGGCACGGAGAACAGTATCATCACAGGAGCTTACGTTGTGAGACGGAGCGGCACGCTGATGGTGATTGGTGTGGGCAgagacatcatcaacaacttccCGTTCATGCACCTCTCCTTTGGCGAGGTGGACGTCAAGTTCATCAACAGATACCACCAGTCATGGCCAGCCGTGATCCGTCTGATCAGCGACGGCATTGTGGACGTCAAGAGCTTTGTGAGCCACCGGTTCCCTCTGGAAAAGGCTGTGGAGGCAATTACTCTGTCGAGCGACCCAACGCAAAGCAGTATCAAGGTGATTATTGAAGATAAATAG